In Dendropsophus ebraccatus isolate aDenEbr1 chromosome 14, aDenEbr1.pat, whole genome shotgun sequence, the following proteins share a genomic window:
- the MAFB gene encoding transcription factor MafB, translated as MAGELTIATELPTSPLAMEYVNDFDLMKFDVKKEPLNGRPDRAIRQCNRLQPTGSVSSTPISTPCSSVPSSPSFSPTEQKTHLEDLYWMASSYQQVNPEALNLTPEDAVEALIGPHQMPPQMQGYDGYRGHHHHHHNHHHQNHHQYQGVPHEEMSHPHQHPHHHHHHHHHQASPTPSNSSTSSQQLQNSHPQHQSNNQIEDRFSDDQLVSMSVRELNRHLRGFTKDDVIRLKQKRRTLKNRGYAQSCRYKRVQQKHHLESEKTQLIQQVEQLKQEVNRLARERDAYKMKCEKMTTTSSSSFREAGSTSDNPSSPEFFM; from the coding sequence AtggcaggagagctgaccattgcTACAGAATTGCCGACCAGTCCCCTTGCCATGGAGTACGTCAATGACTTTGACTTGATGAAGTTTGATGTCAAGAAGGAACCTCTGAACGGCCGACCAGATCGTGCGATCCGTCAGTGCAACCGTCTGCAGCCGACCGGCTCGGTGTCGTCCACTCCCATCAGCACTCCCTGCAGCTCGGTGCCCTCGTCCCCAAGCTTCAGCCCAACCGAGCAGAAGACCCACCTGGAGGACCTGTACTGGATGGCCAGCAGCTACCAGCAGGTCAACCCCGAGGCCCTCAACCTCACCCCAGAAGATGCTGTGGAAGCCCTGATCGGGCCCCACCAGATGCCCCCACAGATGCAAGGCTATGATGGCTACAgaggacaccaccaccaccatcacaaccaccaccaccagaaccaTCACCAGTACCAGGGTGTCCCTCACGAGGAGATGAGCCATCCCCACCAGcaccctcaccaccaccaccaccaccaccaccaccaggcttcTCCCACCCCATCCAACTCTTCCACCTCCTCCCAGCAGCTCCAGAACAGCCACCCCCAGCACCAGTCCAACAACCAAATAGAAGACAGGTTCTCTGATGACCAACTGGTCTCCATGTCTGTCCGGGAGCTCAACAGGCATCTGAGGGGCTTCACCAAGGACGATGTTATCCGCCTCAAGCAGAAGAGAAGAACCCTGAAGAACAGGGGCTATGCCCAGTCCTGCAGGTACAAGAGGGTCCAGCAGAAGCACCACCTGGAGAGTGAGAAGACCCAACTCATCCAGCAAGTGGAGCAGCTGAAACAAGAGGTCAACCGGCTGGCGAGAGAGAGAGATGCCTACAAGATGAAGTGTGAGAAgatgaccaccaccagcagcagcagcttcagggaAGCCGGCTCCACCAGTGACAACCCATCCTCTCCTGAGTTCTTCATGTGA